The following DNA comes from Novosphingobium sp. PP1Y.
GAAACAGAAATGATCAGGAAGCTCGTACTTACCCTTCTGGCTGGCACTGTCGTCCTTGGTGCAGCGGCCTGCAACACGGTTCGCGGTGTGGGCCAGGATCTGGAATCGGCCGCAAATACGGTCGACAAGGCAACTTAAGGCCTCAGGCCTCGACCGTCGCCTCCGGCGCGACGACGGCAGTCCCCCGTCCTGGCCTGCGGCTCCAAAGCGAGGCCAGGAAACTGCCGATCAGAACATGCAGGACGGCCGAAATGGCCGCCGGAACAGGTGCAAGCGCGGCTTGCATGGGATTGGCGAACTGGCGCGTAAAGGCAGGTGTCGATGCCAGGCTCGCGCCCAGCCCGCTGTTCTGCATTCCCACCTCGACACTGATGGTTCGTGCAGAGGATTCGTGGAGGCCCAGCAACCTGCTCAAGCCGTAACCGAGGCCGAACCCGGCCGCGTGCAGCGCAAAGACCGCTGCCAGCAGCACATTCGCATGGGATTCGATGAGCGACTTCGATCTGGCGATGATGGCGGCGACGATCAGAACGACGAAGAGCACCGAAATGACCGGTGACACCGCGCTGGCCGCTTTCGTCACACGCGGAAAATAGCGGTTCATCAGGACGCCGACGATCACCGGCAGGAGCACCACCGTCATCATACCCCGGAACAGGTTCCAGCGGTCGATCTCGATGAAGACCCCGGCCAGCCAACCCGTCAGCAACGGCGTCATGGCGATCGCTACAAGGGTCGACACCATCGTCATCGTGACCGACAGGGCGACATTGGCGCGAGCGAGGTAACATACGACATTGGAT
Coding sequences within:
- a CDS encoding entericidin A/B family lipoprotein, producing MIRKLVLTLLAGTVVLGAAACNTVRGVGQDLESAANTVDKAT
- a CDS encoding bile acid:sodium symporter family protein, producing the protein MMDRVTRLFALWTVLGVTWAWFVPDHFIWVADGRFAPFGQPLISVMLGVIMLGMGITLSFDDFRRVLAMPSQVLAGVVLQFTIMPLAGFAIAWAFGLEAGPAVGLILVACCPGGTASNVVCYLARANVALSVTMTMVSTLVAIAMTPLLTGWLAGVFIEIDRWNLFRGMMTVVLLPVIVGVLMNRYFPRVTKAASAVSPVISVLFVVLIVAAIIARSKSLIESHANVLLAAVFALHAAGFGLGYGLSRLLGLHESSARTISVEVGMQNSGLGASLASTPAFTRQFANPMQAALAPVPAAISAVLHVLIGSFLASLWSRRPGRGTAVVAPEATVEA